The Rhododendron vialii isolate Sample 1 chromosome 6a, ASM3025357v1 genome includes a window with the following:
- the LOC131328659 gene encoding uncharacterized protein LOC131328659 → MEPSKYSALSSSSSSSSSSDDSDEEIAIATLVGLYEANNGLMLEMVRENTRKRKQWGGSVPGRKYYRRERVAGHDRLVADYFSEYPVFSPSVFRRRFRMRRDLFVRILNAIEEHNPYFVQKLDACQVRGLSSLQKITSSMRMLAYGMPADATDEYLRLGESTTIECFNHFCQLIIEKFGDVYLRSPTADDVSKLLAVGEARGFPGMLGSLDCMHWEWKNCPTAWKGAYCGHIKKPTMILEVVASYDLWIWHAFFGMPGSHNDLNVLDRSPLFDELVQGRAPPANYSINGHAYNMGYYLADGIYPPWATLVQTISSPQGAKKQHFSMMQESTRKDVERAFGVLQARFAIIKGPARFWGRKMHGKIMKTCIILHNMIIEDEGESCTDFTYTSERNQPVAISRERDDNFESFLSRHVGIRNKDAHHTLRNDLVEHLWQRHGEM, encoded by the coding sequence ATGGAGCCTTCTAAATATTCCGcactttcttcttcatcatcatcatcctcctcTTCTGATGATAGTGATGAAGAAATAGCCATAGCCACACTTGTAGGTCTCTATGAGGCAAATAATGGCTTAATGCTAGAAATGGTGagagaaaatacaagaaaacgCAAGCAATGGGGAGGCTCTGTTCCGGGACGGAAATACTACCGACGCGAAAGAGTAGCGGGTCACGATCGACTAGTTGCGGATTATTTTTCTGAATATCCAGTTTTCTCGCCATCGGTATTTCGTAGACGCTTTCGGATGAGACGTGATCTATTTGTGAGGATTCTAAATGCTATTGAAGAACATAATCCCTACTTTGTTCAAAAGCTAGATGCATGCCAGGTACGCGGATTATCCTCCCTTCAAAAAATAACATCCTCAATGAGAATGCTCGCCTATGGAATGCCGGCTGATGCAACTGATGAGTACTTACGTTTAGGAGAAAGCACTACAATTGAATGCTTCAACCATTTTTGTCAATTGATTATCGAAAAATTTGGCGATGTGTATTTAAGATCTCCAACGGCAGATGACGTTAGTAAATTGCTTGCTGTTGGGGAGGCTCGCGGATTTCCCGGAATGTTAGGAAGTTTGGACTGCATGCATTGGGAGTGGAAGAATTGTCCGACGGCATGGAAAGGTGCCTATTGCGGTCATATTAAAAAACCTACAATGATTCTTGAAGTCGTTGCTTCTTATGACTTGTGGATTTGGCATGCCTTTTTTGGAATGCCAGGATCCCACAATGATCTCAATGTCTTAGATCGTTCTCCTCTTTTTGATGAACTTGTCCAAGGGCGAGCTCCTCCCGCTAATTACTCTATCAATGGACATGCCTATAATATGGGATACTATCTAGCGGATGGCATATATCCTCCATGGGCAACATTGGTTCAAACTATTTCGTCTCCTCAAGGAGCCAAAAAACAGCACTTTTCGATGATGCAAGAGTCAACAAGAAAGGATGTGGAGCGGGCATTTGGGGTTCTACAAGCACGATTTGCAATCATAAAAGGACCGGCACGGTTTTGGGGTCGAAAAATGCATGGGAAAATCATGAAGACGTGCATTATTTTGCACAATATGATCATTGAGGATGAGGGAGAGAGTTGTACTGATTTTACTTATACATCAGAGAGGAACCAACCAGTGGCAATTTCGCGGGAACGTGATgataattttgaatcatttctaTCTCGTCATGTCGGAATTAGAAACAAGGATGCTCATCACACTCTCCGCAATGACTTAGTTGAGCATCTTTGGCAACGACATGGAGAGATGTAG
- the LOC131328933 gene encoding uncharacterized protein LOC131328933: MDEYEILEDSMSLEQTHGVEIISQNSPVAVGSQKQTIRGKGFTMVEDEALCRAYLAISQDPIIGTNQTMANLWERIRLCFSSQADVDCNRTAVSLMKRWSKIQKAVSKFCGFLAQVERRQKSGTGEKEKMAEAKRMFSIDERNKSFMFESCWEILRHSCKWDEIMTPSQKPTVQTATSSNPSTGTPTSLESELDLDQQPSREGVNRPSGIKAALESRRKKVIDDVKFDQMAANQSQIINVLTGISSRGIEREQQKAIDRQKKAEDREARRYYLAERNEREQRKEDHIIMSMDMSNLTPMQRAYYEQRQQQSIARTGML, from the exons ATGGATGAATATGAAATTCTTGAGGATTCTATGAGTCTGGAACAAACTCATGGAGTAGAAATTATATCGCAAAATTCTCCCGTGGCAGTAGGAAGCCAAAAGCAAACGATTCGTGGTAAAGGATTTACCATGGTGGAGGATGAGGCTCTGTGTCGAGCTTATTTGGCTATCTCACAAGATCCAATTATAGGCACTAATCAGACCATGGCGAATTTGTGGGAGCGTATACGATTGTGTTTCTCTTCCCAAGCAGATGTTGACTGCAATAGAACCGCTGTTTCTTTAATGAAACGGTGGtcgaaaattcaaaaagctGTGAGCAAATTTTGTGGTTTTCTTGCCCAAGTAGAAAGAAGGCAAAAAAGTGGAACCGGAGAAAAGGAGAAG ATGGCCGAGGCTAAACGTATGTTTAGTATTGATGAACGTAATAAGTCATTCATGTTTGAATCTTGCTGGGAAATATTGCGCCACAGTTGTAAGTGGGATGAAATAATGACACCATCGCAAAAACCTACGGTCCAAACAGCAACTTCTTCAAATCCTTCCACTGGTACTCCAACATCTCTTGAATCTGAGCTAGATTTGGACCAACAACCTTCAAGAGAGGGAGTAAACCGACCAAGTGGTATAAAAGCTGCTCTCGAATCACGAAGGAAGAAGGTGATTGATGATGTTAAGTTTGATCAAATGGCAGCAAACCAGAGTCAAATAATAAATGTCTTGACTGGTATCTCCTCGCGAGGTATTGAACGAGAGCAACAAAAAGCTATTGATCGTCAAAAGAAGGCTGAGGATAGGGAGGCACGGCGGTACTACTTGGCAGAAAGGAATGAAAGGGAGCAAAGGAAGGAGGATCATATCATAATGTCAATGGACATGTCAAACTTAACTCCTATGCAGAGAGCTTACTATGAGCAGCGTCAACAACAAAGCATTGCTCGAACTGGGATGCTTTAA